The Phocoena sinus isolate mPhoSin1 chromosome 8, mPhoSin1.pri, whole genome shotgun sequence nucleotide sequence atatatcatagtatatatagaatattctgtatacagttatacatataacttTATTAAAACACACACTTTTAAGGAAATAGGGTGAActcaaagataaataatttaaagaacaaaaatacagTAGTGGAGAGGAGAAAATTGGGGCAAGACAGTGTAAATAATTTTGGTCACTACTTATGGTAGGGAGTCAACAGATATTgctgaaaaaagaatattaaatgtgTTATGTAAATCTGTTGCACGTATTTGttatattatataaagaaaattacgAGAACGAAAACACAAACctggacttcctggtggtccagtgcttaatactctgcgcttccacttcaAGGGGcatgagttccatccctggtcagggaactaagatcccacatgctgcgtggtgtggtcaaaagaaaaaacccacaaacttttccatattttaggacatacacattaaaaaatgccCTTAAATTTCAaaccagtaattccacttccGAGTAAATGTACAAGATTATTAATTTCCATATTAgtagaaaatgaggaaaatctGTACGTCCACCGACAGGTGACTGTTAAAGAATGATACATCCATTCAATGAAATACTTTGAGTCCATCTAAATGGATGACTGAAGCAGCTCAGTATGTGCTAAAATGAAGAGATATTCAGAATATATCTTTACATTAAAAAGCAAGGCACAGAACAATGCATATGTtaccatttatgtaaaaagaaaagagaatatatgtagtgtgtgtgtatgtgcatacacatgtgtatatatacataggcTCTGGAAAGATATTTATAAAAGAGATGAGAGTGATTAATCCTGGGAGGAAAACTGTGTGGCAGGAgacaggaatgaaagagggaggCTCCTTTCAtacttctttccattttgtatctttttaattttgtaccttGTTTATGCGGTACCTACCAAAAAAACTTGACATTTcactattaaaaatgtttatttttttattatgatttttcctttcattttattaggacacagacatggtgaaatatttcttaatatttaattctttcaatGTACTGTTGTAACCACTTCTTAATCAAAagaattcttttaatattttttaatatctttaaatactttttaatgggCTTTAATAGCCTATGGAATAGTAGTGGAATAGTAATAGAACAATTGACACATAGGTTTTACCAAAAGCTTTCTGCACTTTAATTATGGAAATACCTTGGTggtaatatattaataaagatataaatccAACCTTAAGGTTAACAGAGACAGGCTCAGCTGTGTACACAGAATATGTCTCAGTCTTTGTCATTTCAAGTTTGGCGTGAATAAGAGATGCCTCCCTTTATGCATCACAGAAATACCTTCAAAATGGTCTTACACCATGAAGTACCACTGGATCCAGCAGTTTCACCAACAGAGACTGAGCTGAGAATAAAGGGGATCATGGAGAAACTAGACCAGCTGATCCCACCCAGACCCTTCACCCACGTGAGCTCCACCACCAGCGCCACACACAGCAAAGCCACCCTCCTCAGCCCTCAAGACACATACGGCAGGGGGGATCAGCTAGACGTCCTGCTGGAGGTGAGGGACCACTTGGGACGCAGGAAGGAATATGGCGGGGGTTTCCTGAGGGCCAGGATGTCCTCCCCAGCCCTGAAGGCAGGCGCTTCGGGAAAGGTGACAGACTTCAACAATGGCACCTACCTTGTCAGCTTCACCCTGTTCTGGGAGGGCCgggtgtctctgtctctcccgcTCATCCTCCCCAGTGAAGGGGTGTCGGCTCTCTGGAGGGCAGGGAACCAAGGCTATGACAGGGTGATCTTCACAGGCCAGTTTGCCAGTGGCACCTCGCAAGTCAATACTGATTGTGCCCTCATTTTAAATTCAAGTGCTGAACTATGTACCTGGATACTCATGACCAAGCAGCCTTTTActgaagtctacaaataataaatgttggagagggtgtggagaaaagggaaccctcttgcagtgttggtgggaatataagttggtacagccactatggaaaacagtatgtaggttcctcacagttgccatatgatacagcaatcccactctgggcatacacccagacaaaactataattcaaaaagatacatgcacctcaatgttcatagcagcactatttacaatagccaagacatggaaacaatctaaatgtccatcaacagatgaatggataaagaagatgtggtatacacacacacacacacacacacacacacatacacacacacaatggaatattagccacagaaaagaacaaaataattccatttgcagcaacatggatggaactagagattatcatactaagtgaagtaagtcagaaacagaaagacaaacaccatatgatatcacttatatgtagaatctaaaata carries:
- the LOC116757712 gene encoding LOW QUALITY PROTEIN: NXPE family member 2-like (The sequence of the model RefSeq protein was modified relative to this genomic sequence to represent the inferred CDS: inserted 1 base in 1 codon), with protein sequence MVLHHEVPLDPAVSPTETELRIKGIMEKLDQLIPPRPFTHVSSTTSATHSKATLLSPQDTYGRGDQLDVLLEVRDHLGRRKEYGGGFLRARMSSPALKAGASGKVTDFNNGTYLVSFTLFWEGRVSLSLPLILPSEGVSALWRAGNQGYDRVIFTGQFASGTSQVNTDCALILNSSAELCXLDTHDQAAFYCVRPQHMLCEALIM